A portion of the Poecilia reticulata strain Guanapo linkage group LG23, Guppy_female_1.0+MT, whole genome shotgun sequence genome contains these proteins:
- the LOC103459763 gene encoding poly [ADP-ribose] polymerase 12, whose product MEAKILKFICANQGAVDAEELMFNLFPGQSATEVISNQSKFALCSSNGQQRVVARTSLRLCGKKDCPGFCGGLHLCKNFLYTGSCHFLQRRGCSFPHVLNSDYNQRLLMEHELEGLSRAELCTLLLQSDNYMLPPICFDYNNGDGEFGRCTNGVDCERLHICQKSLTQSCSCSRAHDFFSPQTIKSLHNKMVPDSIIQCLKSVYANREALRLHTRRGSGRAMRGNLTGAAGGQEGHGADEQKGRQKNKNVKDKTEICMYFIKGHCKHDDKCFKAHDKMPYRWQVQEGALWNALPDNETIEKEYCDPSNTYSSSSPPVHFDTMTRGGDKVRRLTTVNSLVEPTFIHTTEWLWYWQDEFGKWNLYGSDWDKTQIPPTGFSRVAVPRTKDEFQKIEARFHSTLRDFNIVKIERIQNKALWEAFQLQKTQMKNNNRGREVEEKQLFHGTDSKHIDAICLNNFDWRICGVNGTAYGKGSYFARDAKYSHSYTGDSDVKTMFVSRILVGSYTKGDSSYVRPPSKDGGDINFYDSCVNDVANPSIFVVFEKHQIYPEYLLTYKTTHPQVDIFSSTSAQQSKPLIAPKPPVYQGSAASNQDSSSNNSCVMA is encoded by the exons ATGGaggctaaaatattaaaattcatCTGCGCTAATCAAGGAGCAGTTGATGCTGAAGAGTTGATGTTCAACCTTTTCCCAGGCCAGTCCGCGACTGAGGTGATTTCCAACCAAAGCAAGTTTGCCCTGTGTTCCAGCAATGGGCAACAGAGAGTGGTGGCCAGGACCAGCCTGAGGCTGTGCGGGAAGAAAGACTGCCCGGGGTTCTGCGGGGGGCTACACCTGTGTAAAAACTTTCTCTACACCGGCTCCTGTCACTTCCTCCAAAG AAGAGGCTGCAGTTTCCCCCACGTTCTGAACTCTGACTACAACCAAAGGCTGCTGATGGAACATGAGCTGGAGGGCCTGAGCAGGGCGGAGCTGTGtacgctgctgctgcagagcgaCAACTACATGCTGCCTCCT ATATGTTTTGATTACAATAACGGTGATGGAGAATTTGGCCGGTGTACGAACGGCGTAGATTGTGAAAGACTCCACATCTGCCAGAAGTCCCTGACccaaagctgcagctgctccagagcCCAcgactttttttctcctcagacAATAAAAAGCCTGCATAATAAGATGGTGCCCGACAGCATCATTCAGTGCTTGAAGTCCGTTTACGCAAATAGAGAAGCACTGAGGCTCCATACGAGGCGGGGATCTGGGAGGGCTATGAGGGGAAACCTGACTGGTGCGGCTGGTGGCCAAGAGGGACATGGAGCAGATGAGCAGAAaggcagacaaaaaaacaaaaatgtcaaag ATAAAACCGAGATATGCATGTACTTCATTAAAGGCCACTGTAAGCATGATG acaaatgttttaaagctcACGACAAGATGCCGTACAGATGGCAGGTCCAGGAAGGAGCCCTGTGGAATGCCTTGCCTGATAACGAGACAATTGAAAAGGAATACTGCGATCCCAGCAACACGTACAG cagcagcagtccaCCTGTTCATTTTGACACCATGACTCGAGGAGGGGACAAAGTGCGGCGTCTCACTACGGTGAACTCTTTGGTTGAGCCGACCTTCATTCACACCACAGAGTGGCTCTGGTACTGGCAGGACGAGTTTGGAAAGTGGAACCTGTACGGTTCAGAT TGGGACAAGACGCAGATCCCTCCAACAGGATTCTCG AGAGTTGCCGTCCCGCGCACTAAGGATGAATTTCAAAAGATTGAAGCACGTTTTCATTCGACCTTGAGAGACTTCAATATTGTCAAGATAGAGAGGATTCAGAACAAGGCGCTTTGGGAAGCCTTTCAGTT GCAAAAGACTCAGATGAAGAACAACAACAGAGGACGTGAGGTGGAAGAAAAGCAACTTTTTCATGGGACTGACTCGAAACACATCGACGCCATTTGTCTCAACAACTTTGACTGGAGGATCTGTGGAGTTAATGGAACAGCTTATGGCAAAG GAAGCTACTTTGCTCGGGACGCTAAATACTCGCACAGCTACACTGGTGACTCTGATGTCAAAACCATGTTTGTGTCTCGTATCCTGGTGGGGAGCTACACAAAAGGGGACTCCAGCTACGTCCGACCTCCTTCCAAAGACGGTGGAGACATAAACTTCTACGACAGCTGTGTCAACGACGTCGCAAATCCTTccatttttgttgtctttgagAAACACCAGATCTATCCTGAGTACCTGCTGACATACAAGACCACACACCCACAAGTTGACATATTTAGTAGTACATCAGCACAACAATCAAAACCATTGATTGCCCCTAAGCCGCCAGTGTATCAAGGCAGCGCAGCATCAAATCAAGACAGCTCTTCAAACAATTCCTGTGTCATGGCCTAA